CGCATTTGATTGTATGTTAACTTTTTTGATGTTTTCATAGTTTAAGCGCTATTTTCACAATAATTATTCAGAGCATGCAACCTTAAATATCCCTTAGATATCCCTTAGGCATCCCTTACAACAATTAAGGGGCAGGTTGAAGCTCCCCGATCTAACGGGTAGGTCCCAAGCGTGATGCAGTTTAAAAACAGTTTGACATAAAAACCGGAAATTTATAGGATGCCAAAGAATTAAAGGCAATGAAGTCTGCCTGAACCGCCCTTAGAAATTTAACCGGGGATGATGACTTCTACTTGCAAGGGTAGAAGTCTCCGGTGTGAACTTCTACCCTATCCGGCCTCCGCCGGACGGGGTTTTTTTTTAAGTGAGGTAACCATGGCCTTAAGCTTGGCGCTCATTATCATTTTGGGATTAGGTGCTGATTATCTTTTCAATAGAATCAAGTTGCCCGGGCTGATCGGGATGCTTCTTGTCGGGGTGCTGGCCGGGCCGTACGTGCTGAATATGATGTCGCCGGAGATAATGAAAGTTTCCGGAGATTTCAGAAAGATTGCCCTGATTGTGATTCTGCTGCGCGCCGGGTTTGAACTTCGCCGGGATGCCTTGCACCGGGTCGGGCGGGCCGCGGTCACTATGAGTGCGGTGCCGGCGGTTTTCGAAATTGCCGGTGTGATGCTGGTCGCTCCCAAGCTGCTCCAGATGACCTACCTGGAGGCTGCCATTTTGGGTTCCATCCTGGCGGCCGTATCCCCGGCGGTTGTCGTGCCCCTGATGATTGATTTTATGGATCGGGGCAGAGGGTCTGAAAAGGGAATCCCCACGATGGTTCTGGGGGCTTCTTCGTTAGATGATGTTTTCGTGATCGTTCTGTTTACTATCTTTTTAGGAATGTACGGCGGCGATCAGGGCAACATTTTATTCAAGCTGGCCGAAATCCCCATATCAATCATTCTGGGTACCATCATCGGCCTGATTCCCGGATATTTTTTATACCGCCTGTTTACAAAATATGACTGGCGTCCTCCCAAACGCACCATGATGGTGATGGGAGTCGCCATTATGCTGACGTGGCTGGAGGCGGCTTGTGAAAAGCACGTACCCATGGCGAGTCTGCTGGGGGTCATGGCCATCGGTTTCATCATATTGGAAAAATCAGAGCCCATCGCCCACATTATTTCCCAGAAACTGAAAAAACTATGGGTGTTTGCCGAACTGCTGCTTTTTATATTGGTAGGGGCTCAGGTTAACATTCACGTGGCCTGGAAAGCCGGGCTGGCGGGCACACTGGTGATCTTTATCGGCTTGATTTTTAGAAGCGTCGGAACCTACGT
The genomic region above belongs to Candidatus Desulfatibia profunda and contains:
- a CDS encoding cation:proton antiporter is translated as MALSLALIIILGLGADYLFNRIKLPGLIGMLLVGVLAGPYVLNMMSPEIMKVSGDFRKIALIVILLRAGFELRRDALHRVGRAAVTMSAVPAVFEIAGVMLVAPKLLQMTYLEAAILGSILAAVSPAVVVPLMIDFMDRGRGSEKGIPTMVLGASSLDDVFVIVLFTIFLGMYGGDQGNILFKLAEIPISIILGTIIGLIPGYFLYRLFTKYDWRPPKRTMMVMGVAIMLTWLEAACEKHVPMASLLGVMAIGFIILEKSEPIAHIISQKLKKLWVFAELLLFILVGAQVNIHVAWKAGLAGTLVIFIGLIFRSVGTYVSLLGTPFDWKERLFCVVAYIPKATVQAAIGAIPLAAGVASGEVILAVAVLSILLTAPIGAIGIMIFGEKILDHGERSIYRFKELREKLALPHVGERVRNKLSGKVWKVIEQKELWLEEPAAAGNLAEPSKLIPAIYLRYWEEQTSKGPGKGRTKSFQYSLKDSSFQEHWEILYDW